The Gemmatimonadales bacterium genome has a window encoding:
- the murA gene encoding UDP-N-acetylglucosamine 1-carboxyvinyltransferase, which yields MPPRFLVRGGRPLRGTIRPAGNKNAALPILAATVLADGPMELDNIPRIRDVETMLALLVDLGATAEWTATNTVRVDARQVRPKPLDPGLCARIRASILLAGPMLARFGTVMLPPPGGDVIGRRRVDTHFLALEQLGASVMVGDRYELETKGLVGADIFLDEPSVTGTENALMAAVLARGRTTLRNAACEPHVQDLARNLVTMGAQIEGIGSNIYTVEGGRPLSGAQYAIGPDHIEIGSFIGLAAVTNGEITIDPVRPEDLRSVLLGFERLGIRPRVDGNRLTVSADQERRIRPDLGGHVPKLEDGPWPAFPADVMSTTIVTATQCSGMILVFEKMFESRLFFVDKLIGMGARIVLCDPHRAVISGPSALKGGVVESPDIRAGMAMLLAALAAEGSSVIHNVGQIERGYERIDERLRALGADIERVEA from the coding sequence ATGCCTCCACGTTTTCTGGTCCGCGGCGGTCGTCCGCTTCGCGGCACCATCCGTCCGGCGGGCAACAAGAACGCCGCGCTTCCGATCCTCGCCGCCACCGTGCTCGCGGATGGTCCGATGGAGCTCGACAACATCCCCCGTATCCGGGACGTCGAGACCATGCTCGCGCTCCTGGTGGACCTCGGCGCCACGGCGGAGTGGACCGCGACGAACACGGTGCGGGTGGACGCGCGCCAGGTGCGGCCCAAGCCGCTCGATCCCGGTCTCTGCGCCAGGATTCGCGCCTCGATCCTTCTGGCCGGTCCGATGCTCGCGCGCTTCGGCACGGTGATGCTGCCGCCACCCGGTGGCGACGTGATCGGCCGGCGCCGGGTGGACACCCACTTTCTTGCGCTGGAGCAGCTGGGCGCCTCGGTCATGGTGGGAGACCGCTACGAGCTCGAGACCAAGGGCCTGGTGGGCGCCGACATCTTCCTGGATGAGCCCAGCGTCACCGGCACCGAGAACGCGCTCATGGCGGCGGTGCTGGCCAGGGGCCGTACCACGCTGCGGAACGCCGCCTGCGAGCCCCACGTCCAGGACCTGGCGCGGAACCTGGTGACCATGGGCGCGCAGATCGAGGGGATCGGGTCCAACATCTACACCGTGGAGGGCGGGCGTCCGTTATCGGGGGCGCAGTACGCCATCGGTCCGGACCACATCGAGATCGGGAGTTTCATCGGGCTGGCGGCGGTGACCAACGGGGAGATCACCATCGACCCGGTGCGCCCGGAGGACCTCCGCAGCGTCCTGCTCGGCTTCGAGCGGCTGGGCATCCGACCCCGGGTGGACGGCAACCGGCTCACCGTGAGCGCGGACCAGGAGCGCCGTATCCGCCCGGACCTGGGCGGCCACGTGCCCAAGCTGGAGGATGGACCGTGGCCGGCGTTCCCGGCCGACGTCATGTCGACCACCATCGTAACCGCGACCCAGTGTTCCGGCATGATCCTGGTGTTCGAGAAGATGTTCGAGTCCCGCCTCTTCTTCGTGGACAAGCTCATCGGCATGGGCGCGCGCATCGTGCTCTGCGATCCCCACCGCGCCGTCATCTCCGGCCCCTCGGCCCTCAAAGGGGGCGTGGTGGAGTCGCCCGATATTCGCGCCGGGATGGCCATGCTGCTCGCGGCGCTTGCCGCGGAAGGCTCGAGTGTGATCCACAACGTCGGCCAGATCGAGCGCGGATACGAGCGGATCGACGAGCGGCTGCGCGCGCTGGGCGCGGACATCGAGCGAGTCGAGGCGTGA
- a CDS encoding zinc dependent phospholipase C family protein codes for MRLPRLALALLCVGLVQLVVPHQAHAWTPGTHIYLAESVLANLASLPAAAADLLRAYPFDFLYGNIAADSSIAKRYAPLGRHCHYWHVGQEIHDLAGSDALRAFGLGYLCHLSADTIAHNYFVPRQLMLTSSTASVGHSYWEARVESHLGDAYARAAKDVILLDHGEADAHLDRIIAPTIFSVRTNRRLFRGMVHITETTGWQRATQVAREYSRWPLDDQDVEHHLGLSYDFMIELLGGPASPALQLDPSGERPLKMAKELRRRVLRYSGRRNLAGLEESAREHFGLPERPLTFWSRIPQKLPWRAPEGAAPSPRLLVSGEG; via the coding sequence ATGAGGCTGCCGCGCCTCGCGCTCGCACTGCTCTGCGTGGGGCTCGTTCAGCTGGTAGTACCGCACCAGGCGCACGCCTGGACCCCGGGTACCCACATCTATCTGGCCGAGTCGGTCCTGGCCAATCTCGCCTCGCTGCCCGCGGCCGCGGCCGACCTCCTCCGGGCCTACCCGTTCGACTTTCTCTACGGCAACATCGCGGCAGACTCCTCCATCGCCAAACGCTACGCGCCGCTCGGCCGCCACTGTCACTACTGGCACGTGGGCCAGGAGATCCACGACCTGGCCGGCTCCGATGCGCTCCGCGCATTCGGCCTGGGCTACCTCTGCCATCTCTCGGCCGATACCATCGCCCACAACTATTTCGTCCCCCGCCAGCTCATGCTGACCAGCAGCACGGCGTCCGTGGGCCACTCCTACTGGGAGGCCCGGGTCGAGAGCCACCTGGGCGACGCCTACGCCAGGGCGGCCAAGGACGTCATCCTGCTGGACCACGGCGAGGCCGACGCGCACCTCGACCGGATCATCGCACCGACCATCTTCAGTGTGCGCACCAACCGCCGTCTCTTCCGGGGGATGGTGCACATCACCGAGACGACCGGCTGGCAGCGCGCCACCCAGGTGGCGCGGGAGTACAGCCGCTGGCCGCTGGACGACCAGGACGTGGAGCACCATCTGGGCCTCTCGTACGACTTCATGATCGAGCTGCTGGGCGGACCGGCGTCGCCGGCCCTGCAGCTCGACCCCTCCGGTGAGCGGCCGCTCAAGATGGCCAAGGAGCTGAGGCGGCGGGTGCTGCGCTACAGCGGTCGGCGGAATCTGGCCGGCCTGGAGGAGTCGGCCCGGGAGCATTTCGGGCTGCCCGAGCGGCCGCTCACCTTCTGGAGCCGGATCCCGCAGAAGCTTCCCTGGCGAGCGCCGGAAGGCGCGGCCCCTTCTCCCCGCCTGCTGGTCAGCGGCGAGGGCTGA